The following DNA comes from Vibrio gigantis.
TAAACAGCCACCTAGTGGGTTTACTTTCTCTTTCTTGTAAAGCTCCATCATTTCTTGGCTCATGCGTTGACGGTCGTCGCCAATACGCTCACGCATCGCAGTCAGCTTAGGCTGAAGCATACGCATTTTCGCCATAGACGTGTACTGAGCTTTCGTTAGTGGGTACATAGCACCACGAACGATGAAAGTTAGACAGATAATTGCCAGACCCCAGTTCACAACGATGCCTTGAATGAACGAAAGCAGAGTATGAAGTGGTTTAGCAATGAACCATAACCAACCGTAGTCAACTACTAGGTCTAGGTTTGGTGCAACAGCAGCCATTTGGTCTTGAAGTTTAGGACCAACCCAAAGCGTTGCTTTGAAGCTTGCTTCGTCGCCAGTAGCGATGGTCTTGTTCGGCATGCGAACACCGATGTCGCCAAGGTTACCAATGACACGAGTGTAAAGGTTGCTGCCTGCTTCGTCGCGTGGAATCCAAGCACTTGCAAAGTAGTGCTGAATCATCGCTGCCCAACCTTGACCGTTTGCTAGGTTAAGAGACAGGTTGCGATCTTGCATATCATCGAAGCTGTATTTTTTGTAACGCGTATCTTCCGTAGAGTAAGCACCACCACGGTAAGTTGGCATTGTTAGGCTACCACCGTCATCCATAACGTTTTGACGTAGGTGAGCGTACATGCCGAATGTTGCGTTATTACCAGAGTTGTTGATTACATCGTATTCAACGTCAATCGCGTAGCTGCCGCGCTTAAGTACGAATGTTTTAGTGTAATCAAGGCCGTTCGCTTGGTAAGTCATTGGGATGCGTAGTTCATCTTGACCTTCAGCCAGCGTAAAGCTGTCTGCTGAAACCGTGTAGCTAGGGCGGTTAGTGCTGCTTAAATCGATACCTTGAGGACCCACTAGACCGCTTTGAGCGATAAATTGGTGACCTGGTTCGTTTTTAAGAAGAACAAAAGTGTCTTCAGAATCGAACTCTGCAGAGTAATCGTTTAGGTTTGCTTTAACGACATCACCACCAACCGTATCAATTGACAGAGTCAGTACATCAGTTGTTACTGTGATAGTTTTAGCAGAAGAAGCAACTTGACCAGGAGCCGGGTCTAGATCATCTGCATAAGATGGCGCTGGTAGGGTGCTGCCAGATTGTGCCTGCTCAACCGCTTGTGGTGCTGGATTCTGAGCTACGTTCCATTGTTGGAACAGTAGGAAAGAAACCAAAGCCAATGCGATTAACAGGATATTACGTTGAGAATCCATCGTTATTTATCTCTGTCTTGTTTTTGGACTGGTGGAACGGGGTCAAAGCCCCCTTCGTTCAAAGGATGGCATTTTAATAGACGTTTGCCTGATAACCAACACCCTTTTACAAAACCGTGAGCTTTCAACGCTTCTATCGCATATAAAGAGCAGGTTGGAGTAAATCGGCAGCGTGGGCCGATGAGTGGACTAATAAACCATCTATAAAAATAGATGGGTATTAGCGCTATCCACGCGAAGGGCGAGACAGGCGAAGCCATAATTTGTCGAGTAGCTTGAACATTTCTTCATTGCTTAAATCTTGCGCGCTCTTCTTAGCGATTACAACAAAATCTTTGTTAGGAAGTTTGTGTTGAGTGTTACGAAAGCTTTCACGAGTAAGACGCTTGAATCGGTTACGACCCACGGCTGTTTTAATCTGCTTTTTCGGAACGGCTAATCCAAGACGAGGATTTGAAAGAGAGTTATTTCGAGCAATGATGGTGAAATGAGGAGAGCCAGCTCGATGAGCTTGCTTGAAGACATTTTGATAATGTTCGGGAGTTAACAAGCGTAACTCCCGACCGAAGGCTAGCTTATTCAAAATAATCAAAGATTACTTAGAAAGACGCTTACGGCCTTTTGCACGACGTGCATTGATTGTTGCGCGACCGTTCTTAGTAGCCATGCGAGCACGGAAACCGTGAGTACGCTTACGCTTTAGAACTGTAGGTTGAAAAGTGCGTTTCATTGTAATTACCTTACTGATCAGTAGTTTTAGGTTTTTGTTAAACCCGGCGTGGGCATTTTTTCTCTTCTTTATATAAGAAAGGAAAACCGACGCCTCTCAACAAAGAGGCGGAATTGTAATCACTGTCACAAAAAGTGTCAATGATTGGGTTAACTAAAATTCCGGTCGGGGGATTATACGTAGAATAACTAAAATCACAAGGATCCTTAGTCGATCCCAACCTTATTTAAGAATTTTATTAATTTAGGATCCTGTGGATTACCAAAAATATCCTGTGGAGATCCCTGTTCGACAATATGACCGTCAGCCATGAAGATCACTCGGTCTGCGACCTCTCTAGCGAACTGCATTTCATGGGTAACCACCAGCATGGTTTGGTGCTGATTTGCCAGTTTTTTCATTAGGTTAAGCACTTCGCCAACCCACTCAGGATCGAGTGCTGAAGTCGGCTCATCAAACAATAATAGCTCTGGTTGTAGTGCCATTGCACGGCCAATACCAACCCGTTGTTGTTGGCCACCTGAGAGAGAGGCTGGGTAGCTATCACCTTTGTCACCTAAGCCAATATCATCAAGTATTTGTTGTGCTTTTTCATGGGCTTGCTGCTTTTTCCAACCACGAACAGTAATTAAACCTTCAGCAATATTCTGTCTTGCGGTTTGGTGAGCGAACAGTGCATAGTTTTGGAACACAAAACCGGTTTTACGACGAAGTGCAAGCACCTCTGCCTTAGTGTGTTTCTGAGTATCAACCTTGATGTCATCAATCGAAATCGTGCCTTGATCGGCTTGCTCTAGAAAATTCACACAACGCAGTAGGGTAGACTTACCTGTGCCACTTGAACCTATGATGACAATTATCTCACCTTGTTTGATTTCTAGGTTGATCCCTTTCAAAACTTCGGTGTCACCAAACTGCTTGTGGATATTTTGTAATTTGATCATCGTACATATGCCTTATTCAGTTTCACTTCAGCCCAGATTTGAATACGAGTGAGGACAACCACCACGCCCCAGTAAATCAGCGCCACCGCTAAGAAAGCCTCGAAGAAGCGGAAACTTGAAGAAGCCTCCATCTGAGCTTTAGCCATGATTTCGGCTACACCTAGGGTGAATGCAAGGGAAGTCGATTTGATCATGTCGATGAAGTAGTTCATCAATGATGGCAGTGCCACGCGAGTTGCTTGTGGCAAGATCACGCGACGCATGGCTTGACTGGTTGTCATACCTACCGAAAGACTGGCTTCCATCTGGCTGCGATCAATACCGATAATCGCTGCACGAATACTTTCTGCCATATACGCGGCAAAGTGCAGGGTTAAGCCAATCACAGCGGCGCTGAATGCATCCAACCCAACCATCCACGGGAATACTTGTGGTAAGCCATAATAAAGGAGGAACAGCTGTACCAACAATGGTGTTCCTCGGAAGAAGCTAATGTACAGCTGGCTCAATTGGTCGAGTACTGGGATTTTGAATACACGAATATTCGCCAGTATCAGAGACAGGATCAGAGCAAAGAACAAGCCCCAAGTCGCCATCTCCATCGTGGTGCCTAAATACTTCAGTAGTATCGGCAACAGCTCTAGCATGTAATTAAAGTCAAATCCCATAATTTATCTCGTATTTTTATTGGAAGTACTGTTCTATCAGGTTTTTTAATCAGTGCACAAAAGCAAAAAGCCCACCGCTGTATAAAGCAGTGGGCCTTGAATGGTGAAGTGAGTGATTACTTCTGAGTAATGTCTGCACCAAACCATTTCTGAGAGATACTTTCTAGCGTACCATCTGCGCGCATTGCTGCTAATGCTTCGTTTACTTCGGCTTGCAGTTTTTTGCCGTTATCGTTGTCCACGAAAGGCCAAGCGTTTTCAATGGTTTCGAATGGCTGTCCTGCTAGTTGTAATGGTAGACCAGTCTTCTTGATAAGCTCTAGTGCTGATAAGCGATCCATTACGAATGCATCGGCACGGCCCAGTGCAACATCATGTTCAATACCTGTGTCGTAGGTTTTTACATTGATCTTGCCATCTTTGTCGTAGCTGCGAAGCAGTTGTTCAAAGTTTGAGCCTAGGTTTACTGCAACAGTCTTGCCTTCAAGGTCTTCGATA
Coding sequences within:
- the yidC gene encoding membrane protein insertase YidC, with the protein product MDSQRNILLIALALVSFLLFQQWNVAQNPAPQAVEQAQSGSTLPAPSYADDLDPAPGQVASSAKTITVTTDVLTLSIDTVGGDVVKANLNDYSAEFDSEDTFVLLKNEPGHQFIAQSGLVGPQGIDLSSTNRPSYTVSADSFTLAEGQDELRIPMTYQANGLDYTKTFVLKRGSYAIDVEYDVINNSGNNATFGMYAHLRQNVMDDGGSLTMPTYRGGAYSTEDTRYKKYSFDDMQDRNLSLNLANGQGWAAMIQHYFASAWIPRDEAGSNLYTRVIGNLGDIGVRMPNKTIATGDEASFKATLWVGPKLQDQMAAVAPNLDLVVDYGWLWFIAKPLHTLLSFIQGIVVNWGLAIICLTFIVRGAMYPLTKAQYTSMAKMRMLQPKLTAMRERIGDDRQRMSQEMMELYKKEKVNPLGGCLPILLQMPIFISLYWALMESVELRHSPFFGWITDLSAQDPYYILPLLMGASMFLIQKMSPTTVTDPMQQKIMTFMPVMFTFFFLFFPSGLVLYWLVSNIVTLIQQTLIYRALEKKGLHSK
- the yidD gene encoding membrane protein insertion efficiency factor YidD, whose translation is MASPVSPFAWIALIPIYFYRWFISPLIGPRCRFTPTCSLYAIEALKAHGFVKGCWLSGKRLLKCHPLNEGGFDPVPPVQKQDRDK
- the rnpA gene encoding ribonuclease P protein component — protein: MLTPEHYQNVFKQAHRAGSPHFTIIARNNSLSNPRLGLAVPKKQIKTAVGRNRFKRLTRESFRNTQHKLPNKDFVVIAKKSAQDLSNEEMFKLLDKLWLRLSRPSRG
- the rpmH gene encoding 50S ribosomal protein L34, with protein sequence MKRTFQPTVLKRKRTHGFRARMATKNGRATINARRAKGRKRLSK
- a CDS encoding amino acid ABC transporter ATP-binding protein; amino-acid sequence: MIKLQNIHKQFGDTEVLKGINLEIKQGEIIVIIGSSGTGKSTLLRCVNFLEQADQGTISIDDIKVDTQKHTKAEVLALRRKTGFVFQNYALFAHQTARQNIAEGLITVRGWKKQQAHEKAQQILDDIGLGDKGDSYPASLSGGQQQRVGIGRAMALQPELLLFDEPTSALDPEWVGEVLNLMKKLANQHQTMLVVTHEMQFAREVADRVIFMADGHIVEQGSPQDIFGNPQDPKLIKFLNKVGID
- a CDS encoding amino acid ABC transporter permease, with protein sequence MGFDFNYMLELLPILLKYLGTTMEMATWGLFFALILSLILANIRVFKIPVLDQLSQLYISFFRGTPLLVQLFLLYYGLPQVFPWMVGLDAFSAAVIGLTLHFAAYMAESIRAAIIGIDRSQMEASLSVGMTTSQAMRRVILPQATRVALPSLMNYFIDMIKSTSLAFTLGVAEIMAKAQMEASSSFRFFEAFLAVALIYWGVVVVLTRIQIWAEVKLNKAYVR
- a CDS encoding amino acid ABC transporter substrate-binding protein, which codes for MNNWIKAAIAAIALSAATVQAATEVKVGMSGRYFPFTFVKQDQLQGFEVDLWDEIGKRNDYKVEYVTANFSGLFGLLETGRIDTISNQITMTDARKAKYLFADPYVVDGAQITVRKGNDSIKGIEDLEGKTVAVNLGSNFEQLLRSYDKDGKINVKTYDTGIEHDVALGRADAFVMDRLSALELIKKTGLPLQLAGQPFETIENAWPFVDNDNGKKLQAEVNEALAAMRADGTLESISQKWFGADITQK